A stretch of the Paenibacillus dendritiformis genome encodes the following:
- a CDS encoding GNAT family N-acetyltransferase, with product MFINVKPRLRETAIRELIELSVFPDPDKVEAVLQRYEQHAEDEVWGYENDGEAAGIIGFRKQGKEIEILHLAVHPEMRGAGFGRGMILELIHQEQPDVVKAETDEEAVDFYRNIGFRIESRGEIYPGVERFTCMYETRPEEE from the coding sequence ATGTTTATCAATGTGAAGCCGCGGCTGCGGGAGACGGCCATTCGCGAGCTTATCGAGCTGTCAGTCTTTCCCGACCCGGACAAGGTGGAGGCTGTCTTACAGCGGTATGAGCAGCATGCCGAAGACGAGGTGTGGGGATATGAGAACGACGGCGAAGCAGCAGGCATCATCGGCTTTCGGAAGCAGGGGAAGGAGATCGAGATTCTTCATCTCGCCGTTCATCCGGAGATGCGGGGCGCAGGGTTCGGCAGGGGCATGATCCTGGAGCTCATTCATCAGGAGCAGCCGGATGTGGTCAAGGCGGAGACCGATGAGGAAGCGGTTGACTTTTACCGGAATATCGGATTTAGGATTGAGAGCCGGGGCGAAATCTACCCGGGAGTCGAACGGTTCACTTGCATGTATGAGACTCGTCCGGAGGAGGAATAG
- a CDS encoding copper amine oxidase N-terminal domain-containing protein produces MMFTQRKRWIIASIAILLGTGSIAPEALAHPGRTDKYGGHTCRTNCEKWGLEYGEYHYHNGSSRSSRASSSKPAGSNAGSTKSKSSSTGGRATSKSKSKPAPAKKQPQPVEAGITVSWNKEAVSLSSKPVRYQDQLMLPLLDTLDAFGISYSVKDKAIHIKEDEQQVIVPIKHNEKNIQIGGKTVKLTVPLIIANGKLMVPLSFFREALSCTLSWDESAQHLQIAR; encoded by the coding sequence ATGATGTTCACTCAACGAAAAAGATGGATTATCGCCAGCATCGCCATTCTGCTCGGAACCGGCTCTATAGCGCCCGAAGCGCTCGCTCATCCGGGCAGAACGGACAAGTACGGGGGCCATACCTGCCGAACCAATTGCGAGAAATGGGGGCTTGAATACGGAGAGTATCATTACCATAACGGATCAAGCCGGTCTTCCCGGGCAAGCTCATCGAAGCCCGCGGGAAGCAATGCAGGCTCAACCAAGAGCAAGTCCTCTTCTACAGGGGGCCGGGCTACATCCAAGTCCAAGTCCAAACCCGCACCCGCCAAAAAGCAGCCGCAACCGGTAGAAGCCGGCATTACCGTCTCGTGGAACAAGGAAGCCGTCTCCCTGTCCTCGAAGCCGGTCCGGTATCAGGATCAATTGATGCTTCCTCTTCTCGATACGCTGGACGCGTTCGGCATCTCCTATTCCGTCAAGGACAAAGCCATTCATATCAAAGAGGATGAACAACAGGTTATCGTCCCGATTAAGCATAACGAGAAGAACATTCAAATCGGCGGCAAAACGGTGAAGCTCACGGTTCCCCTGATTATTGCCAATGGGAAGCTGATGGTCCCCTTGTCTTTCTTCCGCGAGGCTCTGTCCTGCACCCTGTCCTGGGACGAATCGGCCCAACATTTGCAGATTGCAAGGTAG
- a CDS encoding inositol monophosphatase family protein — protein MDRTILHEAREVAVSAAQAAGAIIKRRFDTMHKVDEKGDAGDVVTEADYEAEQVIVEAIERAFPKHRIHSEEAGQLGRDSDWLWLVDPLDGTNNYVIGLPVFAVSITLMYREEPVLGVIYEPLPDRLYIAVKGEGMTLNGEPVRMRGHERDLRRATAGWIQGHAVRHEERAVQLRTKLDLSCKRMLRLWAPTLAWCMLARGVIDAIVLYNSEGEDLYSGVLMVQEAGGQVMDFQGRPFRTMCREPYLIACSPEAGEQWLELVRQGMQIGT, from the coding sequence ATGGACAGAACGATATTGCATGAGGCGAGAGAGGTGGCGGTCAGCGCGGCGCAAGCGGCCGGGGCGATCATTAAGCGGCGCTTCGACACGATGCACAAGGTGGATGAAAAAGGGGACGCCGGCGATGTCGTGACAGAAGCCGATTATGAAGCCGAACAGGTCATCGTGGAGGCAATCGAGCGAGCATTCCCCAAACACCGAATTCACAGCGAGGAAGCCGGCCAGCTGGGAAGGGACAGCGATTGGCTATGGCTCGTCGATCCGCTCGACGGAACGAATAATTATGTGATCGGCCTTCCCGTCTTTGCCGTCTCGATCACGTTGATGTACCGGGAAGAGCCGGTGCTCGGAGTCATCTACGAGCCGCTGCCTGACCGGCTGTATATCGCCGTCAAGGGAGAAGGGATGACGCTCAATGGCGAGCCCGTTCGGATGCGGGGGCATGAACGGGATCTGAGGCGGGCGACGGCCGGGTGGATTCAGGGACACGCCGTGCGGCATGAAGAGAGGGCAGTCCAATTGCGGACGAAGCTGGACCTGTCCTGCAAGCGGATGCTGAGGCTGTGGGCGCCGACGCTGGCATGGTGCATGCTGGCGAGGGGAGTCATCGACGCTATCGTACTTTATAATTCGGAAGGGGAGGATCTGTATTCCGGCGTGTTGATGGTTCAGGAAGCGGGCGGGCAGGTCATGGATTTCCAGGGCCGGCCATTCCGGACGATGTGCCGGGAGCCCTACTTGATTGCCTGTTCCCCCGAAGCGGGTGAACAGTGGCTGGAGCTGGTGCGCCAAGGAATGCAGATTGGAACCTGA